From Toxorhynchites rutilus septentrionalis strain SRP chromosome 2, ASM2978413v1, whole genome shotgun sequence, a single genomic window includes:
- the LOC129771473 gene encoding uncharacterized protein LOC129771473 — protein MLSALFYTSLRVWHFSRVTVVANCICDPDMFDAVKSYVLVYGCPQAGINSQLVELLRRIAALSSSRLLINGRMTASFPIERSVRQGDPISMHLFVLYLHPLLVSLERVCDNDLIVAYADDISVVVTSVRKIEQMLDLFRRFGRVLGAVLNLNKTTSINVGFVNENTIQVDWLRTEDSIKILGVIFANSLRIMINLNWNTLIGKIAHQVRLHSLRSLTLHQKVILLNTFVTSKVWYLSSILPLYNMHSAKITATMGILLWNRHPARVPMQQLARPRKQGGLNLQLPALKCKALLINRQLQEIGSTPYYASFITQANPRLPPPNLPCLKTFLQTFPRLPPQIQLNPSSDQIHRLFIDQTAKPRVELRHPTVNWMRVWINIGSNKLTSAQRSNWYLLVNGKMEHRVLWHTIGRVDNEQCLHCNAARETLKHKLSECPRVSAAWTLLQRKVAATLNGSRRLIFDDLIQPILGEYTNVKYCLS, from the exons atgttaagtgccttgttttacaccagcttgagagtttggcatttctcgcgagtgacagtggtcgcaaattgcatttgcgacccggacatgtttgacgctgtcaaatcctatgtgctagtatacggatgccctcaggctggCATAAACAGTCAGCTCGTAGAACTGCTTAGACGAATCGCAGCACTATCTTCTTCTCGCCTGCTGATAAACGGACGCATGACGGCATCTTTTCCCATCGAAAGATCTGTGAGACAAGGAGATCCAATCTCGATGCATTTATTTGTGTTGTATCTACATCCTCTGTTGGTTTCGCTTGAGCGTGTGTGCGATAACGACTTGATAGTGGCCTATGCGGACGATATCAGCGTTGTCGTCACATCTGtgagaaaaattgaacaaatgctTGATTTGTTTCGTCGGTTTGGGAGAGTATTGGGCGCTGTGCTCAACCTGAATAAAACGACGTCGATTAATGTCGGCTTCGTGAATGAAAATACGATTCAAGTGGACTGGTTGAGAACGGAGGACAGTATCAAAATTCTGGGCGTTATCTTTGCTAACTCGCTACGAATTATGATCAATCTTAATTGGAATACGTTGATAGGCAAAATAGCTCACCAGGTACGGCTACATTCTTTGCGCTCGCTCACTCTTCATCAGAAGGTGATACTCCTCAACACCTTCGTTACTTCTAAAGTATGGTATCTGTCATCGATTCTGCCATTGTACAATATGCATTCAGCAAAAATAACTGCCACTATGGGGATACTACTATGGAACAGACATCCAGCACGCGTTCCGATGCAACAGTTGGCAAGACCACGGAAACAAGGAGGGCTGAACCTACAGCTACCAGCGCTAAAGTGTAAAGCACTACTAATCAATCGCCAACTTCAAGAGATTGGTTCCACTCCTTACTATGCCTCCTTCATAACTCAAGCAAATCCCCGCCTTCCCCCACCGAACCTTCCCTGCCTAAAAACTTTCCTGCAAACATTTCCACGTTTGCCTCCCCAGATTCAACTGAATCCTTCCTCCGATCAAATTCACCGTTTGTTTATCGATCAGACAGCCAAGCCAAGAGTGGAATTACGGCATCCCACAGTGAATTGGATGCGCGTGTGGATCAATATTGGAAGCAACAAACTGACTTCAGCCCAGCGTAGTAATTGGTATCTATTAGTAAACGGAAAAATGGAGCATCGTGTTCTGTGGCACACAATTGGACGAGTTGATAACGAACAATGCCTGCACTGCAACGCTGCACGTGAAACACTCAAACACAAACTGAGTGAATGTCCACGAGTATCAGCGGCATGGACGCTTCTTCAAAGAAAAGTAGCAGCGACACTTAACGGCAGCAGGAGACTTATATTCGACGATTTAATACAACCTATTTTAGGAG AGTATACAAACGTTAAATATTGTCTTAGCTGA